In Zingiber officinale cultivar Zhangliang chromosome 6A, Zo_v1.1, whole genome shotgun sequence, a single genomic region encodes these proteins:
- the LOC121996205 gene encoding probable xyloglucan endotransglucosylase/hydrolase protein 23 — MATFRLFLAALLLFLSCSVFSVLTANFYQDVDITWGDGRAKILDNGQLLTLSLDRYSGSGFQSRNQHLFGRFDVQMKLVAGDSAGTVATFYLSSQGNTHDEIDFEFLGNLSGDPYVLHTNLYSQGKGDREQQFYLWFDPTKDFHTYSVLWNPSHIVFYVDGTPIREFKNRETSTGVAYPKSQTMRAYGSLWDADDWATRGGLVKTDWSKAPFTAAYRNFTADGCVSWGGNGGTSATSCANAAAGSNAWMRQELDSNGTERLKWVRTNYMIYDYCTDWRRFPRGVPPECNASD, encoded by the exons ATGGCCACATTCCGTCTCTTTCTTGCTGCGCTGCTTCTCTTCTTATCGTGCTCTGTTTTTTCTGTGTTGACTGCTAATTTCTACCAAGACGTGGACATCACTTGGGGTGACGGCCGTGCCAAAATCCTAGACAACGGCCAGCTCCTCACCCTCTCCCTCGACCGCTACTCCGGCTCCGGCTTCCAGTCCAGGAACCAGCACCTCTTCGGCCGCTTCGACGTGCAGATGAAGCTCGTCGCCGGCGACTCTGCCGGAACCGTAGCCACCTTCTAT CTTTCTTCGCAAGGAAACACGCACGATGAGATCGACTTCGAGTTCTTGGGGAACCTTAGCGGGGACCCTTACGTTCTGCACACCAATTTGTACTCGCAGGGGAAGGGCGACAGGGAGCAGCAGTTCTATCTGTGGTTCGATCCCACGAAGGACTTCCACACCTACTCTGTTCTCTGGAATCCTTCCCATATCGT GTTCTACGTGGACGGGACGCCGATCAGGGAGTTCAAGAACAGGGAGACCTCTACCGGCGTGGCCTACCCGAAGAGCCAGACAATGAGGGCGTACGGCAGCTTGTGGGACGCCGACGACTGGGCGACTAGGGGTGGGCTGGTGAAGACCGACTGGTCCAAGGCGCCGTTCACAGCGGCCTACAGGAACTTCACCGCCGACGGGTGCGTGAGCTGGGGCGGCAACGGCGGCACCTCGGCTACGTCATGTGCGAACGCGGCGGCTGGCAGTAATGCGTGGATGAGACAGGAGCTGGATTCGAATGGCACGGAGAGGTTGAAGTGGGTGCGGACGAACTACATGATTTATGACTACTGCACTGATTGGAGAAGGTTCCCTCGTGGGGTGCCGCCGGAGTGCAACGCGAGCGATTGA
- the LOC121996204 gene encoding plasma membrane ATPase-like, with the protein MARDKATSLEDLKNETVDLEKIPIEEVFEQLKCTKEGLSSEEGANRIQLFGPNKLEEKKESKFLKFLGFMWNPLSWVMEMAAIMAIALANGGGKPPDWEDFVGIIILLVINSTISFIEENNAGNAAAALMARLAPKAKVLRDGTWGEQDAAILVPGDIISIKLGDIIPADARLLEGDPLKIDQSALTGESLPVTKNPGDEVFSGSTCKQGEIEAVVIATGVHTFFGKAAHLVDSTNQVGHFQKVLTSIGNFCICSIAVGIVIEIIVMFPIQKRKYRDGIDNLLVLLIGGIPIAMPTVLSVTMAIGSHKLSQQGAITKRMTAIEEMAGMDVLCSDKTGTLTLNKLSVDKNLIEVFSKGVDKDHVVLLAARASRTENQDAIDAAMVGMLADPKEARAGIREVHFFPFNPVDKRTALTYIDEEGKWHRVSKGAPEQILNLCNCKEDVRKRVHTVIDKFAERGLRSLAVGRQEVPERSKESPGAPWQFVGLLPLFDPPRHDSAETIRKALNLGVNVKMITGDQLAIAKETGRRLGMGSNMYPSSSLLGQHKDEALGALPVDELIEKADGFAGVFPEHKYEIVRKLQERKHICGMTGDGVNDAPALKKADIGIAVSDATDAARSASDIVLTEPGLSVIISAVLTSRAIFQRMKNYTIYAVSITIRIVLGFMLIALIWKFDFSPFMVLIIAILNDGTIMTISKDRVKPSPMPDSWKLKEIFATGIVLGTYLALMTVLFFWAMKETNFFPNKFDVRRIRESDHEMMAALYLQVSIISQALIFVTRSRGWCFTERPGLLLCGAFVIAQLIATLVAVYANWSFAHIKGCGWGWAGIIWLYSLITFIPLDLIKFATRYILSGKAWDTLFERKTAFTTKKDYGREEREAQWAIAQRTLHGLQPPDTSNLFSDKNSYRELSEIAEQAKRRAEIARLRELHTLKGHVESVVKLKGLDIDTIQQHYTV; encoded by the exons ATGGCGAGAGATAAAGCCACGAGCTTGGAGGATCTCAAAAACGAGACTGTTGATCTG GAAAAGATTCCCATAGAAGAAGTCTTCGAGCAGCTGAAATGTACCAAAGAGGGTCTGAGCTCGGAGGAGGGAGCAAATCGGATTCAACTCTTCGGGCCGAACAAgctcgaggagaaaaag GAGAGCAAATTCCTCAAGTTTCTCGGGTTCATGTGGAATCCGCTGTCGTGGGTGATGGAGATGGCGGCGATCATGGCAATTGCGCTGGCGAACGGCGGAGGGAAGCCTCCGGATTGGGAGGACTTCGTCGGAATCATCATCCTGCTGGTTATCAACTCCACCATCTCGTTTATCGAAGAGAACAACGCCGGCAATGCCGCGGCCGCTCTCATGGCCCGTCTCGCTCCCAAAGCTAAG GTACTGAGAGACGGCACATGGGGCGAGCAGGACGCGGCGATCCTGGTGCCCGGCGACATCATCAGCATCAAGCTCGGCGACATCATACCCGCCGACGCCCGGCTGCTGGAGGGAGACCCCTTGAAGATTGACCAGTCCGCCCTCACCGGAGAATCTCTCCCCGTCACCAAGAACCCCGGCGACGAGGTCTTCTCCGGCTCCACATGCAAGCAGGGCGAGATCGAGGCCGTCGTCATCGCCACCGGCGTCCACACCTTCTTCGGAAAGGCCGCCCACCTCGTCGACAGCACCAACCAGGTCGGCCACTTCCAGAAGGTCCTCACCTCCATTGGGAATTTCTGCATCTGCTCCATCGCCGTCGGCATCGTCATCGAGATCATCGTCATGTTCCCGATCCAGAAACGCAAATACCGAGACGGCATCGACAACCTATTGGTCCTCTTGATCGGAGGCATCCCCATTGCCATGCCCACCGTGCTCTCCGTCACCATGGCCATCGGATCCCACAAGCTCTCTCAACAGGGCGCCATCACCAAGAGGATGACCGCCATAGAGGAGATGGCCGGAATGGATGTGCTCTGCAGCGATAAGACCGGCACGCTTACCCTAAACAAACTCAGCGTCGATAAGAACTTAATCGAGGTGTTCTCCAAAGGCGTCGACAAGGATCATGTCGTCCTGCTGGCTGCAAGGGCCTCCAGGACCGAGAATCAGGACGCCATCGATGCTGCTATGGTTGGGATGCTCGCAGACCCAAAGGAG GCAAGAGCAGGAATACGGGAAGTCCATTTCTTTCCCTTCAATCCCGTCGACAAGAGAACAGCGCTGACTTATATCGATGAAGAGGGCAAATGGCATAGAGTCAGCAAAGGTGCTCCTGAACAG ATATTGAACCTATGCAACTGCAAAGAGGATGTGAGGAAGAGAGTTCACACAGTGATTGATAAGTTTGCTGAACGGGGGCTTCGATCTTTGGCAGTGGGAAGACAG GAAGTTCCTGAGAGGAGCAAAGAGAGTCCTGGTGCACCATGGCAGTTTGTTGGTTTACTGCCTCTCTTTGACCCTCCGAGACATGATAGTGCTGAGACCATCCGCAAGGCTCTCAACCTTGGCGTGAATGTGAAGATGATCACTG GCGATCAACTAGCGATAGCAAAGGAAACCGGTAGGAGACTTGGAATGGGATCAAACATGtatccttcctcttctctccttgGACAACACAAGGATGAGGCACTTGGTGCACTTCCAGTGGATGAATTAATCGAGAAGGCTGATGGGTTTGCAGGAGTTTTTCCAG AGCATAAGTATGAGATTGTGAGGAAGTTGCAAGAGAGGAAGCATATATGTGGGATGACTGGGGATGGAGTAAATGATGCTCCTGCCTTGAAGAAGGCTGATATTGGCATTGCTGTTTCCGATGCCACGGATGCTGCAAGAAGTGCTTCTGACATTGTCCTGACTGAACCTGGCTTAAGTGTCATCATCAGTGCTGTCCTTACCAGCAGAGCCATCTTCCAGAGGATGAAAAACTATACA ATATATGCTGTTTCAATCACCATCCGTATTGTC CTTGGATTTATGCTTATTGCTCTGATTTGGAAATTTGACTTCTCCCCTTTCATGGTTTTGATTATTGCCATACTAAATGATG GTACAATTATGACAATATCTAAAGATCGTGTGAAGCCATCTCCAatgccagacagttggaaattgAAAGAAATATTTGCCACTGGCATTGTGCTGGGAACTTACTTGGCCTTGATGACTGTCCTCTTCTTCTGGGCTATGAAAGAAACTAATTTCTTTCCG AACAAATTCGATGTTAGACGGATAAGAGAAAGTGACCATGAGATGATGGCTGCACTATACCTGCAAGTGAGCATTATCAGCCAAGCACTCATATTCGTTACCCGTTCACGTGGTTGGTGCTTCACTGAACGTCCTGGACTTCTACTCTGTGGTGCCTTTGTGATTGCTCAACTC ATTGCCACTTTAGTAGCTGTTTATGCCAACTGGAGCTTTGCCCACATTAAAGGCTGCGGATGGGGTTGGGCTGGAATAATATGGCTTTATAGTTTAATTACCTTCATCCCACTTGACTTGATTAAGTTTGCTACTCGCTATATACTAAGTGGAAAGGCATGGGACACTCTCTTTGAGAGGAAG ACTGCTTTCACCACAAAGAAAGATTATggaagagaggaaagagaagctcAATGGGCAATCGCTCAGAGAACACTTCATGGTCTCCAACCTCCTGACACTTCAAACCTCTTCTCTGACAAGAACAGCTATCGCGAGCTTTCAGAAATTGCTGAGCAGGCCAAGAGACGAGCTGAGATTGCGAG GCTAAGAGAGCTGCACACACTAAAGGGTCATGTGGAATCAGTGGTCAAGCTGAAAGGGCTTGACATCGACACCATTCAGCAACATTACACAGTTTAG